In Seriola aureovittata isolate HTS-2021-v1 ecotype China chromosome 17, ASM2101889v1, whole genome shotgun sequence, a genomic segment contains:
- the srrm2 gene encoding serine/arginine repetitive matrix protein 2 isoform X1: MYNGIGLTTPRGSGTNGYVQRNLSSLRVKRPRDERGGERDEKDRERLESQLNRQPNADILEHQRKRQLEVKCAELQDMMEEQGYSAEEIEEKVNSFRMMLQEKQEPAPATTERPTVTETHALAAANQQKNDRLRAAFGIASDYVDGSSFHADRKEREKEKREQERLERERLQQQKYTLVEDSDSSDSPPKKHGRKKKKKNKNRDSSSESPSPSPRREKKKSRKKKKKREASEETEEEDSSSDEKQKVSKKKRKNSESTSPPKAKVARHRSVSSSSARSQSPAPVRSRQPDQTARKADDGRRERSPDRRRRGYEEHSPLRQGGDMKRSNLEREKERPSEKEKTATKRRHDSSSPSPPPQVEKSWEREKGRRSRSKQKESEKEMHSRSREMQKSGRSRSIENEREKGRRSRSKEKERERVRRSKSREMDKGRRSRSREIERERGRRSRSRDMEKGRRSRSRDMEKGRRSRSREKKDKGKETVPRRTRHDSSSSPSPPPRPPKQDIRGERSRDTEQEKDRNKQEKKTRHDSSSPSPPPQKERVRRERSGERERRAERDLHSRAPNERDNRKDTGKRQEREVSPRQQKNDRRRDGHPSRDSLSPASRSPVTNGRQRERENERRREKDRENTKERDRHLNKQGEQNRMRGQEGSRNRDEVVRIPAEIRQDGPGPAEKDASERQEKTRSPPRKDKRDERVKQAEKRKESSSSSSSSSSSSGSSSSSSDSDSDSSSSSSSSSSSSSSSSSEDEGKVKKAGSAGREKASPVKNAPAAIGAAVQRYLANGRKESSASASEGDGPRRSQKDREDGGDKRDRERPTQRAPAENYPPRTKGQERYSPTQMDSPSPPPSPPNRVDNSRGSNRSEAEAEKTRSEAKVRERDSGRDRDAARRPARSSPSARRSRSPPQKTTTTSPARRTPPRQYQEPPSRSRRASPPPPPAWSERERERQRDRDRDRDRDRERDRDRERDREREREREREKDREREREKERERERERERDRERERIARRSRSRSRSPRRRSRSRSRSPRRRSPPIRSRRSPSPQRRRRSSRSLSRERGRERELERTRQREVEQEREREKEHPHPKDVPQSARSSSSSSSSSSSSSSSSSPSPPRERKDKQPLAEKDQRRDRGGEKKEDREQKSRSSSSQGPSRDSSRAPPSGRKGSQSESRRSDVTSRRAPASSQPDTKPPSRGPSRKQSPPAAPQLTEQTVRNESAVNGKEANAKKKASRSSSSSSSSSSSSSSSSSSSSSDSSDSEVEQGKGKTTKAQSSPSSSSSSSEDEKETKNKSPARPQRVPADSLRDSRSLSYSPPRYMRAAPSSPGRRSGSRQSPSRSSTSRRRK; this comes from the exons GTGAACAGTTTCCGCATGATGCTGCAGGAAAAGCAGGAGCCAGCCCCCGCCACCACTGAGAGACCAAC GGTGACAGAGACTCATGCCCTGGCTGCTGCCAACCAGCAGAAGAACGACCGTCTTCGTGCTGCTTTTGGTATCGCCAGCGATTATGTGGATGGATCTTCCTTCCATGCTGACcgcaaggagagagagaaggagaagagagaacaggaacgtttagagagagagaggctgcagcagcagaaatataC GTTGGTGGAAGATTCAGACAGTTCAGATTCTCCTCCAAAGAAACATGGtcggaagaagaaaaagaaaaacaagaacagagacag CAGCTCAGAGAGTCCATCCCCCTCTCCTcgcagagagaagaagaaatccagaaagaagaaaaagaaacg TGAGGcatcagaggagacagaggaagaagatag TTCCTCAGATGAGAAACAGAAGGTgtcaaagaagaaaaggaaaaatagtGAAAGTACAAGTCCTCCAAAAGCAAAGGTGGCACGACACAGGAgcgtctcctccagctctgctcgCAG CCAGTCTCCAGCTCCAGTGAGGTCACGTCAACCGGACCAAACTGCAAGAAAAGCTGATgatggaaggagggagagatcGCCTGACAGGAGGAGACGGGGCTATGAGGAGCACAGCCCACTCCGTCAGGGAGGTGACATG AAGAGGTCCAAtcttgaaagagaaaaagagcgACCAAGTGAGAAGGAGAAGACTGCCACTAAGAGGAGACATGACTCCTCAtccccttctcctccaccaCAGGTAGAAAAAAgctgggagagggagaaagggaggagatCCAGAAGCAAACAGAaggagagcgagaaagagatgCACTCCAGGAGCAGAGAGATGCAGAAAAGTGGGCGTTCAAGGAGCATAGAAAatgagagggagaaggggaggcGTTCAAGAagcaaagaaaaggagagagagagagtaaggcGCTCCAAAAGCAGAGAGATGGATAAAGGAAGGCGATCCAGGAGCAGGGAAatcgagagggagagagggaggcgtTCAAGGAGCAGAGACATGGAGAAAGGGAGGCGTTCAAGGAGCAGAGACATGGAGAAAGGGAGGCGTtcaagaagcagagaaaagaaggacAAAGGAAAGGAGACTGTTCCTCGGAGGACCAGACATgactcctcctcatctccttctccccctcctcgtCCACCTAAACAGGACATTAGGGGGGAAAGGAGCAGAGACACTGAGCAGGAAAAAGACAggaataaacaggaaaaaaagacaagacacgATTCCTCAtccccctcacctcctcctcaaaaggagagagtgaggagggagaggagtggagagagggagcgCAGGGCTGAGAGAGATCTACACTCAAGGGCGCCAAATGAAAGGGACAACAGGAAAGACACTGggaagagacaggagagggagGTGTCTCCTCGCcaacagaaaaatgacaggAGAAGGGATGGTCACCCGTCTCGAGATTCTCTGTCACCCGCCTCTCGCTCACCTGTCACCAATGGGCGtcaaagagaaagggagaatgagaggagaagagagaaagacagagagaacacaAAGGAGAGGGACAGGCATCTGAACAAGCAGGGGGAACAAAACAGAATGCGAGGTCAAGAaggaagcagaaacagagaTGAGGTCGTTCGAATACCTGCAGAGATTAGACAAGATGGACCTGGACCTGCGGAGAAAGACGCAAGTGAAAGGCAGGAGAAGACGAGAAGCCCTCCAAGAAAGGACAAACGAGATGAGAGGGTCAAACAGGccgagaaaagaaaagagagcagcagcagcagcagtagtagtagcagtagtagcggcagcagcagtagcagcagcgacagtgacagtgatagctcctcatcctcctcttcatcttcatcttcctcttcatcctcatcctctgaAGATGAGGGCAAGGTGAAGAAAGCTGGGTCAGCAGGAAGGGAAAAAGCTAGCCCTGTGAAAAATGCACCAGCTGCCATTGGAGCTGCAGTTCAAAGATATTTAGCCAATGGGAGAAAGGAAAGCTCCGCCTCTGCATCTGAGGGCGACGGACCCAGACGATCCCAGAAGGAtagagaggatggaggagacaAACGCGATAGGGAAAGACCTACTCAAAGAGCTCCCGCAGAGAACTACCCGCCCCGAACAAAAGGTCAGGAACGATACAGCCCCACACAAATGGATAGTCCCAGTCCACCACCTTCCCCACCCAACAGAGTGGACAACAGCAGAGGGAGCAACAGGTCTGAGGCCgaagcagagaaaacaaggTCGGAGGCGAAAGTTAGGGAAAGGGATAGTGGGAGGGACAGGGACGCAGCCCGGAGGCCTGCGAGATCTAGCCCCTCAGCCAGGAGGTCGCGATCTCCCCCCCAgaaaaccaccaccacctcccctgCCCGTCGCACTCCACCAAGGCAGTATCAGGAACCCCCGTCCCGATCCAGGagagcttctcctcctcctcctccggccTGGtcagaacgagagagagagaggcagagggacagggacagagacagagacagagacagagagagagacagagacagagagagggatagggaaagggaaagggagagagaaagagagaaggacagggagagggagagagagaaggagagggagagagagcgagagagagagagggacagagaacGTGAGCGGATTGCCAGAAGGagcagatccagatccagaagTCCAAGGAGACGCAGCAGGTCCAGGTCTAGAAGCCCAAGGAGGCGAAGCCCCCCTATCAG GTCCCGTCGCTCTCCGTCTCCACAGCGGCGAAGGAGAAGCAGTCGCTCCCTCtccagagaaagagggagagaaagggaactTGAGAGGACCAGGCAGAGGGAGGTAGAacaagagagggaaagggaaaagGAGCATCCACACCCAAAAGATGTTCCCCAATCCGCCAggtcctcctcatcatcttcttcttccagctcctcctcttcttcctcatcctcacctTCACCGCCACGAGAAAGGAAAGACAAACAACCCTTAGCAGAGAAAGACCAGAGAAGAGACCGAGGGGGCgagaagaaagaggacagagagcagaaaagtcgttcttcttcctctcagggCCCTTCCAGAGACTCATCCCGTGCTCCACCCTCAGGTAGAAAAGGCTCCCAATCAGAGTCCAGGCGCTCTGATGTCACCTCCAGGAGGGCTCCGGCTAGCAGCCAACCAGACACCAAACCACCGTCACGGGGTCCAAGCAGGAAGCAATCACCACCGGCAGCCCCTCAACTGACAGAGCAAACGGTCAGAAATGAGAGCGCTGTGAATGGCAAGGAGgcaaatgcaaaaaagaaagcCAGCAGGAGCTCcagctcctcttcatcctcttcatcctcctcctcttcctcatcttcgtcctcctcttcaGACAGTTCTGACTCTGAGGTGGAGCAAGGAAAGGG GAAGACAACCAAAGCTCAAAGctctccttcatcatcatcatcctcatctgaggatgaaaaggaaacaaagaacAAGAG ccCCGCCAGACCTCAGAGGGTGCCGGCTGATTCTCTGAGAGATTCTCGCTCGCTCAGTTATTCTCCTCCAAGGTACATGAGAGCAGCACCGTCCTCACCTGGCCGCAG GAGCGGCAGCAGGCAGTCACCAAGCCGCTCGTCAACCAGCAGACGAAGGAAATGA
- the srrm2 gene encoding serine/arginine repetitive matrix protein 2 isoform X4, with translation MYNGIGLTTPRGSGTNGYVQRNLSSLRVKRPRDERGGERDEKDRERLESQLNRQPNADILEHQRKRQLEVKCAELQDMMEEQGYSAEEIEEKVNSFRMMLQEKQEPAPATTERPTVTETHALAAANQQKNDRLRAAFGIASDYVDGSSFHADRKEREKEKREQERLERERLQQQKYTLVEDSDSSDSPPKKHGRKKKKKNKNRDSSSESPSPSPRREKKKSRKKKKKREASEETEEEDSSSDEKQKVSKKKRKNSESTSPPKAKVARHRSVSSSSARSQSPAPVRSRQPDQTARKADDGRRERSPDRRRRGYEEHSPLRQGGDMKRSNLEREKERPSEKEKTATKRRHDSSSPSPPPQVEKSWEREKGRRSRSKQKESEKEMHSRSREMQKSGRSRSIENEREKGRRSRSKEKERERVRRSKSREMDKGRRSRSREIERERGRRSRSRDMEKGRRSRSRDMEKGRRSRSREKKDKGKETVPRRTRHDSSSSPSPPPRPPKQDIRGERSRDTEQEKDRNKQEKKTRHDSSSPSPPPQKERVRRERSGERERRAERDLHSRAPNERDNRKDTGKRQEREVSPRQQKNDRRRDGHPSRDSLSPASRSPVTNGRQRERENERRREKDRENTKERDRHLNKQGEQNRMRGQEGSRNRDEVVRIPAEIRQDGPGPAEKDASERQEKTRSPPRKDKRDERVKQAEKRKESSSSSSSSSSSSGSSSSSSDSDSDSSSSSSSSSSSSSSSSSEDEGKVKKAGSAGREKASPVKNAPAAIGAAVQRYLANGRKESSASASEGDGPRRSQKDREDGGDKRDRERPTQRAPAENYPPRTKGQERYSPTQMDSPSPPPSPPNRVDNSRGSNRSEAEAEKTRSEAKVRERDSGRDRDAARRPARSSPSARRSRSPPQKTTTTSPARRTPPRQYQEPPSRSRRASPPPPPAWSERERERQRDRDRDRDRDRERDRDRERDREREREREREKDREREREKERERERERERDRERERIARRSRSRSRSPRRRSRSRSRSPRRRSPPIRSRRSPSPQRRRRSSRSLSRERGRERELERTRQREVEQEREREKEHPHPKDVPQSARSSSSSSSSSSSSSSSSSPSPPRERKDKQPLAEKDQRRDRGGEKKEDREQKSRSSSSQGPSRDSSRAPPSGRKGSQSESRRSDVTSRRAPASSQPDTKPPSRGPSRKQSPPAAPQLTEQTVRNESAVNGKEANAKKKASRSSSSSSSSSSSSSSSSSSSSSDSSDSEVEQGKGKTTKAQSSPSSSSSSSEDEKETKNKSPARPQRVPADSLRDSRSLSYSPPRSGSRQSPSRSSTSRRRK, from the exons GTGAACAGTTTCCGCATGATGCTGCAGGAAAAGCAGGAGCCAGCCCCCGCCACCACTGAGAGACCAAC GGTGACAGAGACTCATGCCCTGGCTGCTGCCAACCAGCAGAAGAACGACCGTCTTCGTGCTGCTTTTGGTATCGCCAGCGATTATGTGGATGGATCTTCCTTCCATGCTGACcgcaaggagagagagaaggagaagagagaacaggaacgtttagagagagagaggctgcagcagcagaaatataC GTTGGTGGAAGATTCAGACAGTTCAGATTCTCCTCCAAAGAAACATGGtcggaagaagaaaaagaaaaacaagaacagagacag CAGCTCAGAGAGTCCATCCCCCTCTCCTcgcagagagaagaagaaatccagaaagaagaaaaagaaacg TGAGGcatcagaggagacagaggaagaagatag TTCCTCAGATGAGAAACAGAAGGTgtcaaagaagaaaaggaaaaatagtGAAAGTACAAGTCCTCCAAAAGCAAAGGTGGCACGACACAGGAgcgtctcctccagctctgctcgCAG CCAGTCTCCAGCTCCAGTGAGGTCACGTCAACCGGACCAAACTGCAAGAAAAGCTGATgatggaaggagggagagatcGCCTGACAGGAGGAGACGGGGCTATGAGGAGCACAGCCCACTCCGTCAGGGAGGTGACATG AAGAGGTCCAAtcttgaaagagaaaaagagcgACCAAGTGAGAAGGAGAAGACTGCCACTAAGAGGAGACATGACTCCTCAtccccttctcctccaccaCAGGTAGAAAAAAgctgggagagggagaaagggaggagatCCAGAAGCAAACAGAaggagagcgagaaagagatgCACTCCAGGAGCAGAGAGATGCAGAAAAGTGGGCGTTCAAGGAGCATAGAAAatgagagggagaaggggaggcGTTCAAGAagcaaagaaaaggagagagagagagtaaggcGCTCCAAAAGCAGAGAGATGGATAAAGGAAGGCGATCCAGGAGCAGGGAAatcgagagggagagagggaggcgtTCAAGGAGCAGAGACATGGAGAAAGGGAGGCGTTCAAGGAGCAGAGACATGGAGAAAGGGAGGCGTtcaagaagcagagaaaagaaggacAAAGGAAAGGAGACTGTTCCTCGGAGGACCAGACATgactcctcctcatctccttctccccctcctcgtCCACCTAAACAGGACATTAGGGGGGAAAGGAGCAGAGACACTGAGCAGGAAAAAGACAggaataaacaggaaaaaaagacaagacacgATTCCTCAtccccctcacctcctcctcaaaaggagagagtgaggagggagaggagtggagagagggagcgCAGGGCTGAGAGAGATCTACACTCAAGGGCGCCAAATGAAAGGGACAACAGGAAAGACACTGggaagagacaggagagggagGTGTCTCCTCGCcaacagaaaaatgacaggAGAAGGGATGGTCACCCGTCTCGAGATTCTCTGTCACCCGCCTCTCGCTCACCTGTCACCAATGGGCGtcaaagagaaagggagaatgagaggagaagagagaaagacagagagaacacaAAGGAGAGGGACAGGCATCTGAACAAGCAGGGGGAACAAAACAGAATGCGAGGTCAAGAaggaagcagaaacagagaTGAGGTCGTTCGAATACCTGCAGAGATTAGACAAGATGGACCTGGACCTGCGGAGAAAGACGCAAGTGAAAGGCAGGAGAAGACGAGAAGCCCTCCAAGAAAGGACAAACGAGATGAGAGGGTCAAACAGGccgagaaaagaaaagagagcagcagcagcagcagtagtagtagcagtagtagcggcagcagcagtagcagcagcgacagtgacagtgatagctcctcatcctcctcttcatcttcatcttcctcttcatcctcatcctctgaAGATGAGGGCAAGGTGAAGAAAGCTGGGTCAGCAGGAAGGGAAAAAGCTAGCCCTGTGAAAAATGCACCAGCTGCCATTGGAGCTGCAGTTCAAAGATATTTAGCCAATGGGAGAAAGGAAAGCTCCGCCTCTGCATCTGAGGGCGACGGACCCAGACGATCCCAGAAGGAtagagaggatggaggagacaAACGCGATAGGGAAAGACCTACTCAAAGAGCTCCCGCAGAGAACTACCCGCCCCGAACAAAAGGTCAGGAACGATACAGCCCCACACAAATGGATAGTCCCAGTCCACCACCTTCCCCACCCAACAGAGTGGACAACAGCAGAGGGAGCAACAGGTCTGAGGCCgaagcagagaaaacaaggTCGGAGGCGAAAGTTAGGGAAAGGGATAGTGGGAGGGACAGGGACGCAGCCCGGAGGCCTGCGAGATCTAGCCCCTCAGCCAGGAGGTCGCGATCTCCCCCCCAgaaaaccaccaccacctcccctgCCCGTCGCACTCCACCAAGGCAGTATCAGGAACCCCCGTCCCGATCCAGGagagcttctcctcctcctcctccggccTGGtcagaacgagagagagagaggcagagggacagggacagagacagagacagagacagagagagagacagagacagagagagggatagggaaagggaaagggagagagaaagagagaaggacagggagagggagagagagaaggagagggagagagagcgagagagagagagggacagagaacGTGAGCGGATTGCCAGAAGGagcagatccagatccagaagTCCAAGGAGACGCAGCAGGTCCAGGTCTAGAAGCCCAAGGAGGCGAAGCCCCCCTATCAG GTCCCGTCGCTCTCCGTCTCCACAGCGGCGAAGGAGAAGCAGTCGCTCCCTCtccagagaaagagggagagaaagggaactTGAGAGGACCAGGCAGAGGGAGGTAGAacaagagagggaaagggaaaagGAGCATCCACACCCAAAAGATGTTCCCCAATCCGCCAggtcctcctcatcatcttcttcttccagctcctcctcttcttcctcatcctcacctTCACCGCCACGAGAAAGGAAAGACAAACAACCCTTAGCAGAGAAAGACCAGAGAAGAGACCGAGGGGGCgagaagaaagaggacagagagcagaaaagtcgttcttcttcctctcagggCCCTTCCAGAGACTCATCCCGTGCTCCACCCTCAGGTAGAAAAGGCTCCCAATCAGAGTCCAGGCGCTCTGATGTCACCTCCAGGAGGGCTCCGGCTAGCAGCCAACCAGACACCAAACCACCGTCACGGGGTCCAAGCAGGAAGCAATCACCACCGGCAGCCCCTCAACTGACAGAGCAAACGGTCAGAAATGAGAGCGCTGTGAATGGCAAGGAGgcaaatgcaaaaaagaaagcCAGCAGGAGCTCcagctcctcttcatcctcttcatcctcctcctcttcctcatcttcgtcctcctcttcaGACAGTTCTGACTCTGAGGTGGAGCAAGGAAAGGG GAAGACAACCAAAGCTCAAAGctctccttcatcatcatcatcctcatctgaggatgaaaaggaaacaaagaacAAGAG ccCCGCCAGACCTCAGAGGGTGCCGGCTGATTCTCTGAGAGATTCTCGCTCGCTCAGTTATTCTCCTCCAAG GAGCGGCAGCAGGCAGTCACCAAGCCGCTCGTCAACCAGCAGACGAAGGAAATGA